One segment of Paraburkholderia bonniea DNA contains the following:
- the eda gene encoding bifunctional 4-hydroxy-2-oxoglutarate aldolase/2-dehydro-3-deoxy-phosphogluconate aldolase — protein sequence MMTKQVSDIVRLGPVIPVLAFESVEQGENVSRALHAGGVKVLEITLRTEAGLKAIERASQLAEDIVVGVGTITRPEQCAQAKKAGAQFGVSPGLTKELHQAAQDAGLPLLPGVMTPTDIIVALELGYEIVKFFPAQPAGGVPMLQAFHGPFPALKFCPTGGITAELAPHFLSLPNVVCVGGSWLTPKAVVAAQNWEEITRLARAASELAAPAH from the coding sequence ATTATGACGAAGCAGGTAAGCGATATCGTGCGGCTCGGCCCGGTGATTCCGGTCCTCGCGTTTGAATCAGTTGAGCAGGGCGAGAATGTTTCGCGCGCGCTTCATGCGGGCGGGGTGAAGGTGCTTGAAATCACGTTGCGCACCGAGGCTGGCCTGAAGGCGATCGAGCGCGCCAGCCAGCTCGCGGAAGACATCGTGGTGGGCGTTGGCACCATCACCCGGCCCGAACAATGCGCACAGGCGAAAAAAGCGGGCGCGCAGTTCGGCGTGTCGCCGGGTCTGACGAAAGAGCTGCACCAGGCCGCGCAAGATGCGGGCTTGCCTTTGCTGCCAGGAGTGATGACGCCGACCGATATCATCGTGGCGCTGGAACTCGGCTACGAAATCGTCAAATTTTTCCCGGCGCAACCTGCTGGTGGCGTGCCGATGCTGCAGGCGTTTCATGGTCCGTTCCCGGCGCTCAAGTTCTGTCCGACGGGCGGCATCACGGCCGAACTCGCGCCACATTTTCTGTCGCTGCCGAATGTGGTTTGCGTCGGCGGTTCGTGGCTGACCCCGAAGGCCGTGGTCGCCGCGCAAAACTGGGAAGAAATTACCCGTCTGGCGCGTGCCGCCAGCGAACTGGCCGCTCCCGCTCACTAA
- the edd gene encoding phosphogluconate dehydratase, which translates to MVSPHPQLIKVTQRVIERSKPTRQAYLARIEHAQGKFPARGALSCANLAHGFAGLEGRDKLAIKAIREPNIGIVSSYNEMLSAHAPYKNYPDLIKQAARENGGVAQFAGGVPAMCDGVTQGNAGMELSLFSREVIAMSTAVALTHNMFDAALCLGICDKIVPGLLIGALQFGHLPTIFVPAGPMSSGLSNSEKAKIRQQFATGQVGREALLEAESAAYHGQGTCTFYGTANSNQMLMEVMGLHLPGAAFVHPYTPLRDALTAQAARRVLDLTAERGQYTPIGHVVDEKAIVNGIVALLATGGSTNHTLHLVAIARAAGIVIDWDDFDVLSQAVPLLAKIYPNGKADVNHYHAAGGMAFLVRNLLEGGYLHEDVNTVAGKGLGHYTEEPKLLDGVLSWVPGPLVSQDTSVLRSVHEPFQADGGLRLMQGKLGRGVIKISSVAPQHRVVKAPALVFDSQEAVQAAFDNQELQRDFVAVVRFQGARANGMPELHRLTPLLGALQDQGHQVALVTDGRMSGASGKVPAVIHVSPEVLLQGPLGKVQTGDMIVIDAEAGLLDIDIDPAVWAARPVAQPEHQADNEAGFGRELFGVFRAAAAPAELGASVFGPMVGEQTPAGGGTHSIQASQTLLQGV; encoded by the coding sequence ATGGTTTCCCCGCATCCTCAACTCATCAAGGTCACGCAGCGCGTGATTGAGCGCAGCAAGCCCACCCGCCAAGCCTATCTGGCTCGTATCGAGCATGCCCAAGGCAAGTTCCCGGCCCGTGGCGCGCTGTCCTGCGCGAATCTGGCGCATGGCTTTGCTGGCCTCGAAGGCCGCGACAAGCTGGCCATCAAGGCGATCCGCGAACCCAATATCGGCATCGTGTCGTCGTACAACGAGATGCTGTCGGCGCATGCGCCGTATAAAAATTACCCTGACCTGATCAAGCAAGCCGCCCGCGAAAACGGCGGGGTCGCGCAGTTCGCCGGTGGCGTGCCCGCGATGTGCGATGGCGTGACCCAGGGCAATGCCGGGATGGAGCTTTCGCTGTTTTCACGCGAGGTGATCGCCATGAGCACGGCGGTGGCGCTCACCCACAACATGTTCGACGCGGCGCTATGCCTTGGGATCTGCGACAAGATCGTGCCGGGCCTGCTGATCGGCGCGCTGCAGTTTGGGCATCTGCCAACCATCTTCGTGCCGGCTGGCCCGATGTCGAGCGGCTTGTCCAACAGTGAGAAAGCGAAAATCCGGCAGCAGTTCGCCACTGGCCAGGTGGGCCGCGAAGCGCTGCTCGAAGCCGAGTCGGCCGCTTATCACGGCCAGGGCACATGCACGTTTTACGGCACGGCCAACAGTAACCAGATGCTGATGGAAGTGATGGGCCTGCATTTGCCAGGGGCGGCCTTTGTGCATCCGTATACCCCGCTGCGCGACGCGCTGACCGCCCAGGCGGCGCGCCGGGTGCTCGATCTGACAGCTGAGCGCGGTCAGTACACCCCGATTGGCCATGTGGTCGACGAGAAGGCGATCGTCAACGGCATCGTCGCGCTGCTGGCTACGGGCGGCTCCACTAACCACACGCTGCATCTGGTGGCGATTGCGCGGGCGGCGGGCATCGTGATCGACTGGGATGATTTCGACGTGCTGTCGCAAGCCGTGCCGCTGCTGGCCAAGATTTATCCGAACGGCAAGGCTGATGTGAACCACTACCATGCAGCCGGTGGCATGGCGTTCCTGGTTCGCAACTTGCTTGAAGGCGGTTATCTGCATGAGGACGTCAATACGGTTGCGGGCAAGGGGCTGGGGCATTACACCGAAGAACCCAAATTGCTTGATGGCGTGCTGAGCTGGGTGCCGGGCCCGCTTGTCAGCCAGGACACCAGCGTGCTGCGCAGCGTGCACGAGCCGTTCCAGGCCGATGGCGGCTTGCGGCTGATGCAGGGCAAGCTTGGCCGGGGGGTGATCAAGATTTCATCGGTGGCACCGCAGCACCGTGTGGTGAAGGCACCCGCGCTCGTGTTTGATTCGCAGGAAGCGGTGCAGGCTGCGTTCGACAATCAAGAGTTGCAGCGCGATTTTGTCGCTGTGGTGCGGTTTCAGGGCGCACGCGCTAACGGCATGCCTGAGCTGCATCGTCTGACGCCGCTGCTGGGCGCGTTGCAAGACCAGGGCCACCAGGTCGCGCTGGTCACCGATGGCCGCATGTCGGGTGCCTCGGGCAAAGTTCCAGCGGTGATCCACGTCTCGCCCGAAGTGCTGCTGCAAGGGCCGCTGGGCAAGGTGCAAACCGGGGACATGATCGTGATCGACGCCGAAGCTGGGCTGCTCGATATCGACATTGATCCGGCTGTCTGGGCCGCGCGGCCGGTCGCGCAGCCTGAACATCAGGCAGATAACGAAGCCGGTTTTGGCCGTGAATTATTTGGTGTGTTTCGTGCGGCGGCAGCCCCGGCGGAACTGGGCGCTTCGGTGTTCGGCCCGATGGTGGGCGAGCAGACGCCGGCAGGGGGCGGCACGCATTCCATTCAAGCAAGCCAGACGCTACTACAAGGAGTCTGA
- a CDS encoding MurR/RpiR family transcriptional regulator yields the protein MMLSQIKAMHSELRPSERKLANYIVDTPREVLDLSMTEVAARAGVSQPTIARFCRALGFSGFREFKIRLAQAIVAEVPTVYRDVRPDEPTPGVAAKVLDRTISALIQVRNNLSADSVEAALTLLSQARRIEFYGAGGSGIAALDVQHKFFRLGMPSVAYADPHTFLMSAALLAEGDVVVAISNTGRTRDIVDAAQAALNAGAKVIAITHGHSPLARLATVGLFANVDEDADIFSPMTSRVSHLAIGDILAVGVALRLGPERLDKLAQAKDVLRRRRIDDLAPR from the coding sequence ATGATGCTGTCCCAGATCAAAGCCATGCACAGCGAGTTGCGTCCTTCGGAGCGCAAACTGGCCAATTACATCGTCGATACGCCACGCGAAGTGCTCGATCTGTCGATGACCGAAGTCGCCGCGCGCGCTGGCGTGAGCCAGCCCACCATCGCGCGTTTTTGCCGCGCTCTGGGGTTTTCCGGGTTTCGTGAATTCAAGATCCGGCTGGCCCAGGCGATTGTCGCGGAGGTGCCCACGGTATACCGCGACGTCCGCCCGGATGAGCCCACGCCCGGGGTCGCGGCGAAAGTGCTCGACCGCACCATTAGCGCGCTGATCCAGGTTCGCAACAATTTGTCGGCAGATAGCGTCGAAGCTGCGCTAACGCTGCTCAGCCAGGCACGGCGTATCGAGTTTTATGGTGCGGGTGGCTCGGGTATCGCTGCGCTCGACGTGCAGCACAAGTTCTTTCGCCTCGGCATGCCCAGCGTGGCTTACGCCGACCCTCACACGTTCTTGATGTCCGCCGCGCTGCTGGCAGAGGGTGATGTTGTCGTAGCTATTTCGAATACCGGACGCACGCGCGACATCGTCGATGCCGCGCAAGCCGCGCTCAATGCGGGCGCGAAGGTCATCGCAATCACACATGGCCACTCACCGCTCGCACGTCTGGCGACGGTCGGCCTCTTTGCCAATGTGGATGAAGACGCGGATATCTTTTCGCCGATGACGTCACGCGTTTCGCATCTGGCGATTGGCGACATTCTGGCGGTAGGGGTGGCGCTGCGCCTCGGGCCAGAGCGGCTCGACAAGCTAGCGCAGGCAAAAGATGTGTTGCGGCGGCGCCGGATCGACGATCTGGCACCGCGCTAA
- a CDS encoding CopD family protein: MLMLWIKTFHIVLIAGWFAGLFYLPRLFVNLALETQPVAIDRLLIMARKLYRFMSFIAVPALLCGLWLWLGVGIGRGQGWIHAKLGVVLLLIGYHLICGRMLATFERHENRRSPRFYRWFNELPVLGMLAAVALVIIKPF; the protein is encoded by the coding sequence ATGCTGATGCTTTGGATCAAAACTTTTCATATCGTTCTGATCGCCGGGTGGTTTGCCGGTTTGTTTTATTTGCCGCGTCTTTTCGTCAATCTGGCGCTGGAGACACAGCCCGTCGCCATCGACCGTTTGCTCATCATGGCGCGCAAGCTGTACCGCTTTATGTCGTTTATTGCTGTGCCTGCTTTGTTGTGCGGGCTCTGGTTGTGGCTGGGCGTGGGGATCGGGCGGGGCCAGGGGTGGATTCACGCGAAGCTTGGCGTGGTGCTGTTGTTGATCGGCTATCACCTGATTTGCGGCCGCATGCTGGCGACGTTTGAGCGTCACGAGAACCGGCGCTCGCCGCGGTTTTATCGCTGGTTCAACGAGCTGCCCGTGCTGGGCATGCTGGCGGCGGTGGCGCTGGTAATCATCAAGCCGTTTTAA
- a CDS encoding glutamate-5-semialdehyde dehydrogenase, producing MNIDEYITELGRRARHASRAMARASSAAKNTALHAIAHALERDSAILKAANARDVANARDKGLDAAFIDRLTLSDKALQTMIEGLRQVAALPDPIGAISNLNYRPSGIQVGQMRVPLGVIGIIYESRPNVTVDAAALCLKSGNATILRGGSEALECNTALARLIAEGLATAGLPQEAVQVVETADRAAVGALITLTEYVDVIVPRGGKSLIERLIAEARVPMIKHLDGVCHVYVDDRADLAKALTVCDNAKTHRYGTCNTMETLLVAQAIAPEVLPLLGRRYRDKAVELRVDAAAHAVLQAAGIGPLVAATEADWRTEYLAPVLAIKLVEGLDEAIEHINTYGSAHTDAIVTEDHDRAMRFLREVDSASVIVNASTRFADGFEYGLGAEIGISNDKLHARGPVGLEGLTSLKYVVLGHGEARQ from the coding sequence ATGAATATCGACGAATACATAACTGAGCTGGGCCGTCGCGCCCGTCACGCTTCACGTGCGATGGCGCGAGCCTCAAGCGCGGCGAAAAATACCGCGCTCCACGCTATCGCGCACGCGCTTGAGCGCGATAGCGCCATCCTCAAGGCGGCGAATGCCCGCGATGTCGCCAATGCCCGTGACAAAGGTCTCGACGCGGCGTTTATCGACCGCCTCACGTTGTCCGATAAAGCGCTGCAAACCATGATCGAAGGCTTGCGCCAGGTTGCCGCGCTGCCTGATCCGATTGGTGCAATCAGTAATCTGAACTACCGCCCAAGTGGCATTCAGGTTGGACAAATGCGCGTGCCGCTCGGCGTGATCGGCATCATTTACGAATCGCGCCCCAACGTCACGGTGGACGCTGCCGCGTTGTGTCTGAAATCGGGCAACGCGACGATTTTGCGCGGCGGCTCCGAAGCGCTCGAATGCAATACCGCGCTGGCCAGGTTGATTGCCGAGGGGCTCGCCACGGCGGGCTTGCCGCAAGAAGCGGTGCAGGTGGTCGAAACCGCCGACCGCGCGGCCGTGGGCGCGCTGATTACGCTGACCGAATACGTCGATGTGATCGTGCCGCGTGGCGGCAAGAGCCTGATCGAACGGTTGATCGCGGAAGCTCGGGTGCCCATGATCAAGCACCTCGATGGCGTGTGCCATGTATATGTCGATGACCGCGCCGATCTGGCGAAAGCGCTGACGGTTTGCGATAACGCTAAAACGCACCGTTATGGCACTTGCAACACGATGGAAACGCTGCTGGTCGCGCAAGCCATTGCGCCTGAAGTCTTGCCGCTGCTGGGGCGGCGCTACCGCGACAAAGCCGTTGAACTGCGGGTGGATGCCGCAGCGCACGCGGTGTTGCAGGCGGCGGGCATTGGCCCGCTGGTTGCCGCCACCGAAGCCGACTGGCGCACCGAATATCTCGCGCCCGTGCTGGCAATCAAGCTGGTTGAGGGGCTGGATGAAGCCATCGAGCACATCAATACCTATGGCTCGGCGCATACGGATGCGATCGTTACCGAAGATCACGACCGGGCGATGCGTTTTTTGCGCGAAGTCGATTCGGCCAGCGTGATCGTCAATGCGTCCACGCGTTTTGCGGACGGCTTCGAGTACGGTCTTGGCGCGGAGATCGGCATTTCCAACGACAAGCTCCATGCGCGCGGCCCGGTGGGGCTCGAAGGCCTGACCTCGCTGAAATACGTCGTGCTGGGCCACGGTGAAGCCCGTCAATAA